In Lactococcus paracarnosus, a genomic segment contains:
- a CDS encoding helix-turn-helix domain-containing protein has product MISEVIGMRLKKIREDRGYSLEKVSELTGVSKPSINNIERGLTSPSIDSLWKIATGLSVPISYFFSEFKTAHTLVNMDELTKIDSKDELVSISSIFSWLPTDNFECFYLELAANANRESQAHIKGSKELIFVLEGQLTMLLGEERIICKENACLKFDANIAHTYLNQTAAKVRAISVMIYPADIER; this is encoded by the coding sequence ATGATTTCAGAAGTAATTGGCATGAGATTAAAAAAAATTCGTGAAGATAGAGGCTACTCATTAGAAAAAGTATCAGAGTTAACAGGTGTTAGTAAGCCAAGTATTAATAATATAGAGAGAGGGTTGACATCTCCTTCAATCGATAGTTTGTGGAAAATAGCGACAGGATTGTCGGTACCTATCTCTTATTTTTTTAGTGAATTTAAGACAGCGCATACCCTAGTCAATATGGATGAGCTAACCAAAATCGACTCAAAAGACGAACTGGTCAGCATCTCCTCTATTTTTAGTTGGTTACCAACAGACAATTTTGAGTGTTTCTACCTAGAATTAGCAGCAAATGCAAATAGAGAGTCACAAGCACATATTAAGGGGTCAAAGGAGCTTATTTTTGTATTAGAGGGTCAGCTAACGATGCTACTGGGAGAAGAACGCATCATATGCAAAGAAAATGCATGTCTTAAATTTGATGCCAACATAGCGCATACTTATTTGAATCAAACAGCTGCTAAAGTAAGAGCTATAAGTGTGATGATTTATCCAGCAGATATTGAAAGATAA
- a CDS encoding LysR family transcriptional regulator — translation MNIKQLRYIVAIANTGTFREASEQLYVSQPSMSIAVKDLEVELGFKIFDRLNTGVSLTIAGERFYEQAQSVLRDFDTFEAKYMSPATLQHNFSIASQHYDFLAPVSVEFSEKNPDIKNIRLFESTTYNILTEVSDGVSDVGIAYLNNQNRLGITRMLDKLDLDFDELMTFKTHIYLRQSHPLASKAFLTNDDLRTLSRVRFTQENEQFLYYSEDLVETFENTKIFNVTDRASLNGILERTDAYATGSGFIDQASVHGIKVIPLEDGNANTLIFIKKKSSALSEEVKSYKRSLENYFAQNQF, via the coding sequence ATGAATATTAAGCAACTTAGATACATCGTCGCTATTGCAAATACTGGTACCTTTAGAGAAGCCAGTGAACAACTGTATGTCAGTCAACCGTCTATGTCGATTGCGGTCAAGGATCTTGAGGTAGAACTTGGCTTTAAGATTTTTGATCGGCTCAATACAGGTGTCAGTCTCACTATAGCAGGTGAGCGTTTTTATGAGCAAGCCCAGAGTGTCTTGAGAGATTTTGACACCTTTGAAGCTAAGTACATGTCACCAGCAACCTTGCAACATAATTTTTCGATTGCTAGTCAGCATTATGATTTCTTAGCCCCTGTTTCTGTAGAGTTTTCTGAAAAGAATCCAGACATAAAAAATATTAGGCTGTTTGAGTCAACGACCTATAATATCTTGACTGAAGTTTCTGATGGTGTTTCAGACGTAGGGATTGCTTATCTGAACAACCAAAATAGGCTAGGTATTACTAGGATGCTGGACAAGTTAGATCTTGATTTTGATGAGCTGATGACGTTTAAGACACACATTTATTTGAGACAAAGCCATCCGCTAGCAAGTAAGGCCTTTCTAACAAATGATGATTTGAGAACCTTGAGCCGCGTTAGATTTACTCAAGAAAATGAGCAGTTCTTGTACTATTCAGAAGATTTAGTGGAAACATTTGAAAATACAAAAATATTTAATGTGACTGACCGTGCCTCTCTAAATGGTATTTTGGAGAGAACAGATGCTTATGCGACTGGTTCAGGCTTTATCGATCAAGCGAGTGTGCATGGCATTAAGGTTATCCCACTAGAAGATGGTAATGCAAATACCTTGATTTTCATTAAGAAAAAGAGCTCAGCTTTATCAGAAGAGGTCAAGTCATATAAACGTAGCCTAGAAAATTATTTTGCTCAGAATCAATTTTGA
- a CDS encoding MmcQ/YjbR family DNA-binding protein: MQVSEICQYALTFPAAKTDYKAEWGATRLLIDDKLFGMMGTDKSGKPILTVKLKPEDGELLREQYETIVPGYYMNKLHWNSIDLLANQVPDETMKMMIKASYDLVLKGLTKKRQKEIADLALG; the protein is encoded by the coding sequence ATGCAAGTATCTGAAATATGCCAATATGCCTTGACTTTTCCTGCTGCCAAAACAGATTATAAGGCTGAGTGGGGTGCAACTCGTCTGCTGATTGATGATAAGCTATTTGGTATGATGGGTACTGATAAATCTGGAAAGCCTATTTTGACAGTAAAGCTTAAACCAGAAGATGGTGAATTGTTACGTGAGCAGTATGAGACTATTGTACCTGGTTACTATATGAATAAGTTACATTGGAACTCGATTGATTTACTAGCGAACCAAGTACCCGATGAGACGATGAAAATGATGATCAAAGCATCCTATGACTTAGTCTTAAAAGGCTTAACGAAAAAGAGACAAAAAGAAATCGCTGATTTAGCACTTGGCTAA
- a CDS encoding helix-turn-helix transcriptional regulator — protein sequence MENNIKKLRKAMKFSQEDLARLTHSTRQSINAVENNKYDPSLDLAFKIAKALNVEVDDIFIKQTKSDEENFDLWCEKYSCELWENRKQKSPVS from the coding sequence ATGGAAAATAACATTAAGAAATTACGTAAAGCGATGAAGTTTTCTCAAGAAGATTTGGCAAGATTGACACACTCAACTCGCCAATCAATCAACGCAGTAGAGAATAATAAATATGATCCGTCATTAGATTTAGCGTTTAAAATTGCTAAAGCACTGAATGTCGAAGTAGATGATATTTTTATCAAGCAAACCAAATCTGATGAAGAAAATTTTGACTTGTGGTGTGAAAAATATAGCTGTGAGCTTTGGGAAAATAGAAAACAAAAATCACCTGTATCGTAA
- a CDS encoding methionine ABC transporter permease gives MDKLFPNVNQIWPDIRVATFESLQMIIVSGIIAGIIGLIIGIVLLVTNKDGLTPNRVIYLILDKLVDIGRSIPFIILLAIIVPFTRLIVHTSVGTTAVTVPIVIGTIPFFARQIQNALLEVDPGVVEAARAMGVGTFGIIFRVYLKEGLVSIIRASSFTIINLIGLTAMAGIVGGGGLGAMAIQVGYQRNQKDVTFMSLILVLIIVFITQLIGNLAVKLASKGR, from the coding sequence ATGGATAAGCTATTTCCAAATGTAAACCAAATATGGCCAGATATTCGGGTTGCGACTTTTGAAAGTTTGCAAATGATCATTGTATCTGGCATTATAGCAGGTATTATTGGCTTAATAATCGGGATTGTATTGCTGGTTACAAACAAAGATGGCTTAACACCAAACCGAGTGATTTACCTTATTTTAGATAAATTAGTTGATATAGGTCGCTCAATTCCTTTCATTATTTTGCTAGCTATCATCGTACCCTTTACGCGCTTGATTGTGCACACGAGTGTTGGGACGACAGCCGTAACGGTGCCGATCGTCATCGGAACAATTCCTTTCTTTGCACGTCAAATTCAAAATGCCTTATTAGAAGTAGATCCAGGTGTGGTAGAAGCAGCGCGTGCCATGGGTGTAGGAACTTTCGGTATTATTTTCCGAGTTTATTTAAAAGAAGGTTTGGTTTCAATTATTCGTGCATCTAGTTTTACAATTATTAATCTGATTGGCTTAACTGCCATGGCTGGTATCGTTGGTGGTGGTGGTTTAGGTGCCATGGCGATTCAAGTCGGCTATCAAAGAAATCAAAAAGACGTGACATTTATGTCATTGATCTTGGTATTAATTATTGTTTTTATCACGCAATTAATTGGTAATTTGGCTGTTAAGTTAGCCTCAAAGGGACGTTAA
- a CDS encoding methionine ABC transporter ATP-binding protein: protein MINLTDISVRFTQKNSEVVAVDQVSLQVDKGDIYGIVGYSGAGKSTLVRVINLLQKPTTGKVIVEGKNLVELSPRALREERKKIGMIFQHFNLMTSRTIADNVAFPLKGSGLSKQEIAAKVDHLLSLVGILDKKDAYPNKLSGGQKQRVAIARALANDPKILLCDEATSALDPKTTLAILELLQEVNQKLGITIVIITHEMQVVKEICNKVAVMENGRVIEHGRVVDIFDEPKAPLTRDFIRTATHVEQAEKKLLRYTDKTVYELKFSNAAEPIIIELFKRFAVTADILYGNIEFLQNVPIGTLLVTLEDASGQEPNLTEVSAYLAEQGVRISKVVRTENKEVIV, encoded by the coding sequence ATGATAAATTTAACGGATATTAGTGTGAGATTCACACAAAAAAATAGTGAGGTAGTTGCTGTCGACCAAGTCTCTCTTCAGGTAGATAAGGGAGACATATACGGTATCGTTGGCTATTCTGGTGCTGGTAAGTCGACACTAGTTCGTGTGATTAACTTACTTCAGAAACCAACAACTGGTAAAGTTATCGTTGAAGGAAAAAACCTTGTCGAGCTATCGCCTCGTGCTTTACGTGAGGAACGCAAGAAGATTGGCATGATTTTTCAACATTTTAATTTGATGACATCACGTACGATTGCTGATAATGTCGCCTTTCCTCTGAAAGGCTCTGGCTTGTCAAAACAAGAAATAGCAGCCAAGGTGGATCATTTATTAAGTTTAGTTGGGATTTTGGATAAGAAGGATGCTTATCCTAACAAATTATCAGGCGGTCAAAAGCAACGTGTCGCGATTGCGCGTGCGCTAGCTAATGACCCTAAAATACTACTTTGTGATGAAGCAACGTCAGCATTAGATCCTAAAACGACTTTAGCAATACTTGAATTACTACAAGAAGTCAATCAAAAATTAGGGATTACGATCGTGATTATTACGCACGAAATGCAGGTTGTCAAGGAAATCTGTAACAAAGTCGCCGTCATGGAAAATGGTCGTGTCATTGAGCATGGTCGTGTCGTTGATATCTTTGACGAGCCTAAAGCGCCACTAACACGAGACTTTATTAGAACAGCAACGCATGTAGAACAAGCTGAGAAGAAATTATTACGCTATACGGATAAAACAGTATATGAACTCAAGTTTTCCAATGCAGCAGAGCCGATTATTATTGAGCTCTTCAAGCGCTTTGCTGTTACAGCAGATATCTTATATGGTAATATCGAATTTTTACAAAATGTACCGATTGGTACTCTCCTTGTCACACTAGAAGACGCAAGTGGTCAAGAACCAAATCTGACAGAAGTAAGTGCTTATCTAGCTGAGCAAGGGGTACGGATTTCAAAAGTTGTCCGTACTGAAAATAAGGAGGTAATCGTCTGA
- a CDS encoding MetQ/NlpA family ABC transporter substrate-binding protein, with translation MKKWTKVATGLIAIFAVASLAACGAKKSDASKDGVKTYTVGVASDQQKEIWQKVSDSLKKDKIKIDVKLFSGYTEENPALADGSLDLNSFQHVAYLNNYNKENKKDLTYVGFTIISPFGLYSDKIKDPKELKDGDKVAIPNDPTNGGRALQALQALGVIKLKADAPESPDVKDIASYKTKIEIKAIQADQLVSTLPDVTAAFINTNYVTDQLHTTPKKSAIYIDTDHLDKVSELYKNIIAVRKEDKNKEDFKKILKAYQTPEIAKIIQSTNDYPAWDTTK, from the coding sequence ATGAAAAAATGGACTAAAGTTGCGACAGGACTTATCGCTATCTTTGCAGTCGCATCACTTGCAGCATGTGGTGCTAAAAAATCAGATGCTAGCAAAGACGGTGTCAAAACGTATACTGTGGGTGTCGCTAGTGATCAACAAAAAGAAATCTGGCAAAAAGTTAGTGATTCATTGAAAAAAGACAAAATTAAAATTGACGTGAAATTATTTAGTGGGTATACAGAAGAAAATCCAGCACTCGCGGATGGGTCGCTTGATTTGAACAGCTTCCAACACGTTGCCTACCTCAACAACTATAATAAAGAAAATAAAAAAGATCTGACTTATGTTGGCTTTACGATCATTTCACCTTTTGGTCTTTACTCTGATAAAATTAAAGATCCAAAAGAATTGAAAGATGGCGATAAAGTTGCAATCCCTAATGACCCAACAAATGGTGGTCGTGCTTTACAAGCACTTCAAGCACTCGGTGTCATTAAACTTAAAGCAGATGCGCCTGAATCACCAGATGTAAAAGACATTGCGTCTTATAAAACTAAAATTGAGATTAAAGCCATTCAAGCAGACCAATTGGTATCGACATTACCAGATGTGACAGCGGCCTTTATCAATACCAACTATGTGACTGACCAGTTACATACAACACCTAAAAAGTCAGCGATCTACATTGATACTGACCACTTAGACAAAGTCAGCGAACTCTATAAAAATATCATCGCTGTACGTAAAGAAGACAAAAATAAGGAAGATTTCAAGAAAATTTTGAAAGCCTACCAAACACCAGAAATTGCTAAAATTATTCAATCAACAAATGATTATCCTGCTTGGGATACAACAAAGTAA
- a CDS encoding lactate/malate family dehydrogenase — MRIGIIGVGHVGSTLAYTLCLQGLADELVLLDENKMKVQAEYLELSDTIHNLPNKVVLIKDDYAALKTADILVFCAGDITVLENATDRLAELRVTSKIVEDVAPKIVASGFSGVIISVTNPCDVIALYLAELTGSDKRKVIGSGTLIDTNRLMNRSGRDDVLVIGEHGESQVALDVSDVIEKLAAKTGWEIYAAKQHTAFGIASSVARIISVLEQDTGELLPISSYDETAGCYYSTLVKISLEQGVVERVIPSLSSTERKRLQVSIQTIKGNYDRI, encoded by the coding sequence ATGAGAATCGGAATTATCGGGGTAGGGCATGTAGGGTCAACTTTGGCCTATACTTTATGCCTACAAGGATTAGCTGATGAATTGGTATTACTTGATGAAAATAAAATGAAAGTCCAAGCGGAGTATTTGGAATTATCAGATACCATACACAATTTACCAAATAAAGTTGTACTCATCAAGGATGATTATGCAGCGCTTAAGACTGCCGACATACTCGTCTTTTGTGCAGGAGATATTACTGTTTTAGAAAATGCGACAGATCGGCTTGCAGAATTACGTGTCACATCGAAGATTGTTGAAGACGTTGCACCTAAAATCGTAGCGTCAGGATTTTCAGGCGTGATCATTTCTGTTACCAATCCCTGTGATGTTATTGCCTTGTATCTAGCAGAATTAACTGGGAGTGACAAGCGAAAAGTCATCGGGAGTGGGACATTAATTGATACGAATCGACTCATGAATCGATCTGGCCGTGATGATGTTTTGGTGATTGGAGAACATGGTGAGAGCCAGGTTGCTCTTGATGTGTCGGATGTGATTGAAAAATTAGCAGCCAAGACGGGATGGGAGATATATGCAGCCAAGCAGCATACTGCGTTTGGTATCGCCTCAAGTGTCGCTAGGATAATCAGTGTCCTAGAACAAGACACTGGGGAACTTTTGCCGATTTCGTCCTACGATGAAACAGCAGGTTGCTATTATAGTACGCTAGTAAAAATATCTTTGGAACAAGGTGTGGTGGAGCGTGTAATTCCCTCGCTCTCAAGTACTGAGAGAAAACGATTACAAGTCAGTATTCAGACGATTAAAGGGAATTATGACCGTATTTGA
- the thiT gene encoding energy-coupled thiamine transporter ThiT yields the protein MSQKQVFSIRTLAEIAIVAALAMALSLIPLQVMWFEISLGTLLIALIALRHGTLIGIITGLIWGLLHFVLGKVYFLSVPQVLIEYVLAFSFAGFAGLARQPFIKTGKDRFIVLAVVLGALAKYFWHFVAGVIFWSDYAWKGWGAVSYSLIINGVSCLLTLIVGSIILLVIKKAAPKLFKV from the coding sequence ATGTCGCAAAAACAAGTCTTTAGCATTCGCACCCTAGCAGAAATTGCTATCGTTGCTGCTCTCGCCATGGCACTTTCGCTAATCCCACTCCAAGTGATGTGGTTTGAGATTAGTCTAGGCACACTACTTATCGCCCTGATTGCTCTTCGTCACGGGACACTTATCGGCATCATAACAGGTCTCATCTGGGGACTGCTACATTTTGTTCTCGGCAAGGTTTATTTTTTAAGTGTGCCACAGGTACTCATCGAATATGTCCTGGCATTTTCTTTTGCCGGGTTTGCTGGACTGGCAAGGCAACCCTTTATCAAAACGGGTAAAGATCGCTTTATTGTACTAGCAGTGGTATTAGGCGCTTTGGCTAAATATTTTTGGCACTTTGTCGCGGGGGTTATTTTTTGGAGTGACTATGCCTGGAAGGGCTGGGGCGCAGTAAGTTACTCGCTAATTATCAATGGTGTCAGTTGCCTACTCACACTGATCGTAGGCAGTATCATTCTACTCGTCATCAAAAAAGCAGCACCAAAACTTTTTAAAGTTTAA
- a CDS encoding DUF368 domain-containing protein, which yields MSNIYLINKVNKGGYISMSWLIRLIKGVIIALGFILPGVSGGVLAAILGLYERMLGFLAHIRENFKANFLYFLPVGIGGVLGVGLLSRPLEFLLVHYQVIVLWGFSGAIIGSLPSLWQESEKESKRDKADLAWLIGTFVISLVFLYTLPYLFGTLPANFATFILAGALIALGVLVPGLSPSNLLLILGLYSPMLIGFKNFDLLNVFLPIAIGGALAMFCFAKGMEYLLTTYHSRVFHFIIGIVCASTILILVPNPQAAESISYSGSTLITGLLAIVCTALGLILGLWMSRLEDKYK from the coding sequence ATGTCTAACATATACCTGATAAATAAAGTAAATAAAGGTGGTTACATATCAATGTCATGGTTAATTAGGCTCATCAAAGGTGTCATCATAGCACTTGGTTTTATCCTGCCAGGTGTTTCGGGCGGCGTCCTTGCTGCTATCCTAGGCTTATACGAACGCATGCTTGGCTTTCTTGCGCATATTCGTGAAAACTTCAAGGCAAACTTCCTCTACTTTTTACCTGTGGGTATTGGTGGGGTTTTAGGTGTTGGTCTATTATCCCGGCCACTAGAATTTCTATTGGTTCACTATCAGGTGATTGTCCTTTGGGGATTTTCAGGTGCCATCATCGGTAGCTTACCATCACTATGGCAAGAATCGGAAAAAGAAAGTAAGCGTGATAAAGCGGACTTGGCTTGGTTAATCGGCACCTTTGTCATCAGTCTCGTCTTCTTATACACCCTGCCCTATCTCTTTGGCACATTACCAGCTAATTTTGCTACCTTCATCTTAGCCGGAGCCCTAATCGCATTAGGGGTACTAGTGCCTGGCCTATCGCCATCAAATCTACTCTTAATTTTGGGCCTCTACTCTCCTATGTTGATAGGGTTTAAAAACTTCGATTTACTCAATGTGTTTCTCCCCATCGCAATCGGCGGTGCCCTCGCTATGTTCTGCTTTGCAAAAGGGATGGAATACCTTTTAACCACCTATCATTCACGTGTCTTTCATTTTATTATAGGGATAGTCTGTGCATCAACCATTTTAATTCTCGTACCTAATCCACAAGCTGCTGAGAGTATCAGTTACTCAGGAAGCACTTTAATTACCGGCTTACTTGCTATTGTATGTACAGCACTCGGTTTGATTTTAGGCTTATGGATGAGTCGACTTGAGGACAAATACAAATGA
- a CDS encoding YbaK/EbsC family protein — protein MKKQKLKKTLVDQILDKAGIAHDALALNALKDELPDDITKADIYKTLALTNGIDPIIGIVPLTRHLSEKKLAKVSGMKKVSMIPQKDLQKTTGYIHGANNPVGIHQKHAFPIYIDEIALSKPVMIVSAGEVGRSIRIQPQLLADFVHASFADISEAAPH, from the coding sequence ATGAAAAAACAAAAGCTAAAAAAGACGCTTGTCGATCAAATTCTGGATAAGGCTGGTATCGCGCACGACGCATTAGCCTTAAACGCACTTAAGGATGAGCTGCCAGATGATATCACTAAAGCTGACATCTATAAAACATTAGCCCTTACAAATGGGATTGATCCAATCATCGGTATTGTCCCATTAACAAGACATCTCTCTGAAAAAAAATTAGCCAAAGTCTCTGGTATGAAAAAAGTCAGTATGATTCCGCAAAAAGACTTGCAGAAAACAACTGGCTACATCCATGGTGCCAATAATCCTGTCGGCATTCATCAAAAACATGCATTTCCCATTTATATCGATGAAATCGCCTTGTCAAAACCAGTTATGATTGTATCTGCTGGTGAAGTAGGCCGCAGCATTCGGATTCAACCTCAGCTACTTGCTGATTTCGTACATGCCAGCTTTGCTGATATCTCAGAAGCAGCACCTCACTAA
- a CDS encoding biotin transporter BioY, whose product MTHNKTQRLAIIAIAAAFLAISSQITIPLPIVPLTLQTLAVGIIATILTPLDSILAILVYLILGAIGLPVFAGGAAGFGVILGPTGGFLIGFLFQALQVAQLSKLALLVKTARGKLALFIIANLIGTIWCLAIGTAWLAVVARLSLQAGFKLGFLPFIIPGIVKAILAAIIAYYIRRALKSNRYFTSSHVK is encoded by the coding sequence ATGACGCATAATAAAACACAACGCCTAGCAATTATCGCTATTGCTGCGGCTTTCCTAGCAATCTCAAGCCAAATTACCATCCCCTTACCCATCGTGCCACTGACGCTACAAACCCTTGCTGTCGGCATTATTGCCACTATACTTACGCCATTGGACAGTATACTTGCTATTCTTGTTTATCTAATTCTTGGTGCAATCGGGTTACCAGTATTTGCTGGTGGTGCTGCTGGATTCGGTGTCATTCTCGGACCAACAGGCGGATTTTTGATAGGCTTCTTATTTCAAGCACTACAGGTCGCTCAGTTAAGTAAACTGGCTCTCTTAGTGAAAACAGCACGTGGTAAATTAGCTTTATTCATCATTGCGAATCTGATTGGTACGATTTGGTGTTTGGCTATAGGAACCGCCTGGCTTGCAGTTGTTGCCCGCTTATCGCTTCAAGCAGGATTTAAGCTTGGCTTTCTACCCTTTATTATACCTGGTATTGTCAAGGCAATTCTTGCAGCAATCATCGCTTACTATATCCGACGTGCATTGAAGTCTAATCGCTACTTCACTAGTAGCCATGTAAAGTAA
- a CDS encoding DUF3397 family protein yields the protein MLVHLLIAIYPILLFILILLLFKFFKIRQFSSINVPDIVTFFLILGLHLFSRQITHISILPYFLMLMSIIALVLLSLDLFYNRHFEAKHFLHFFWRITFFVTLLLYILMVVIIFQT from the coding sequence ATGCTAGTTCACCTATTAATTGCTATATATCCAATACTATTATTTATACTGATTCTACTACTTTTCAAGTTTTTCAAAATCAGACAATTTTCGTCAATTAACGTGCCAGATATTGTCACCTTCTTTTTGATTCTTGGTTTACATCTATTTTCACGTCAAATCACGCATATTAGTATATTGCCTTACTTTTTAATGCTCATGTCTATTATAGCACTCGTCCTGCTCTCTCTAGACTTATTCTATAATCGACACTTTGAAGCAAAACATTTTCTCCATTTTTTTTGGCGAATCACTTTTTTTGTCACCTTACTACTCTACATCTTAATGGTTGTCATCATTTTCCAAACATAA
- a CDS encoding YdbC family protein yields MSEFKFEIEEHLIVLSENDKGWKKELTRVSWNDSPAKFDIRQWSPDYSKMGKGVTLTNEEFQKLVDELTK; encoded by the coding sequence ATGAGCGAGTTTAAATTTGAAATTGAGGAACATTTGATTGTCCTATCTGAAAATGATAAAGGGTGGAAAAAAGAACTGACACGTGTGTCATGGAATGATTCACCCGCAAAGTTTGATATTCGCCAGTGGTCACCTGATTATAGCAAGATGGGAAAAGGGGTTACCTTGACTAATGAAGAATTTCAGAAACTGGTTGATGAGCTGACTAAATGA
- a CDS encoding nicotinamide-nucleotide adenylyltransferase — protein sequence MQTNNISKGKLVGKKIGVYFGTFAPLHTGHQQQIYKTSALNEGMLLIVSGYDGDRGSQIGLHLDKRFRYLREAFNDEAAIKVVKLDENGIPEMPHGWDEWTSRLFALIQANTESENLEVTFYVGEAEYVTELYKRFPTDDGNTYTVEIADRHDIQISATMIRENPQAYWQDINRVFRRQFSKVVTLMGSASTGKSTLVRRLARSINAPFSEEYARSYEEYSNINDDELEMSDYARLITGQYDVNSKEINSPANQGIVFLDTDAIVTRVYAKLYLSEENQAQLEPLFQKIIRDEQMDLILVIPPITKYIDDGFRNMAWESSRHEFHEELMRQLVEFNLMDKVVLLDDTGDVRDEKGYLSRYHHAIDAVKQQTGVEIKRLDY from the coding sequence ATGCAAACAAATAATATTTCAAAAGGAAAGCTAGTAGGCAAAAAGATAGGCGTTTACTTTGGTACTTTTGCGCCCTTGCATACAGGTCATCAACAACAAATTTATAAGACATCTGCACTTAATGAAGGGATGCTATTGATCGTATCAGGATATGATGGTGATCGTGGTTCTCAAATAGGCCTTCATTTAGATAAAAGATTTCGCTATCTACGCGAGGCCTTTAACGACGAGGCAGCCATTAAGGTTGTTAAGCTCGATGAGAATGGTATTCCTGAAATGCCACATGGCTGGGATGAGTGGACTAGTCGGTTATTTGCGCTAATTCAAGCTAATACTGAATCGGAAAATTTAGAGGTCACTTTTTATGTTGGAGAAGCAGAATATGTGACCGAGCTGTATAAACGTTTTCCGACAGATGATGGCAATACCTATACTGTTGAGATAGCCGATCGACATGATATCCAAATTTCAGCCACGATGATCCGTGAAAATCCCCAAGCCTATTGGCAGGATATTAATCGTGTCTTTCGTCGCCAGTTTTCCAAAGTCGTGACCCTGATGGGGTCTGCCTCTACTGGTAAATCAACACTTGTTAGACGACTTGCTAGATCTATCAATGCACCTTTTTCAGAAGAGTATGCTAGAAGCTATGAAGAGTATTCAAATATTAACGATGACGAACTTGAAATGTCTGATTATGCCCGTTTAATCACGGGACAATATGATGTCAATTCTAAAGAAATCAACTCACCTGCTAATCAAGGGATTGTTTTTCTGGATACAGACGCCATTGTGACACGTGTTTATGCCAAACTCTATCTCAGTGAAGAAAATCAAGCACAGCTAGAACCGCTATTTCAAAAAATCATTCGGGATGAGCAGATGGATTTGATTTTGGTCATCCCACCCATCACCAAATATATTGATGATGGCTTTAGGAATATGGCGTGGGAGTCATCACGACACGAGTTCCATGAAGAATTAATGCGGCAATTAGTAGAGTTTAATCTGATGGATAAGGTTGTGTTACTAGATGATACAGGTGACGTACGAGATGAGAAAGGCTATCTCAGTCGCTATCATCATGCTATTGATGCTGTTAAGCAACAGACAGGAGTCGAAATAAAACGCCTAGACTACTAA